In Camelina sativa cultivar DH55 chromosome 16, Cs, whole genome shotgun sequence, a single window of DNA contains:
- the LOC104752404 gene encoding probable protein phosphatase 2C 18, whose translation MGLCYSVDRTTGKEPGETSTTASATETADERLGSGRWRRPRDLMGGGEIEQVLGCFVSNGSSKVACLYTQQGKKGTNQDAMLVFENFCSRDDTVFCGVFDGHGPFGHMVAKKVRDTLPFTLSTQLKMTSESEQSGLVMKENDLQIKGTEEEEEVQKSESVTTMDEQWCELNPNENNDELPEMYLPLKHALLKSCQQIDKELKMHPTIDCFCSGTTSVTLIKQGEHLVVGNIGDSRAVLATRDEDNALLAVQLTVDLKPDLPGESARIQKCKGRVFALQDEPEVARVWLPNSDSPGLAMARAFGDFCLKDYGLISVPDINYRRLNEQDQFIILASDGVWDVLSNKEAVDIVASAPSRSTAARALVDTAVRSWRIKYPTSKNDDCTVVCLFLQDSSVAVEVSSNVMKHLHKEEPVESVSNSISNEDDEIVPVKEDKIPASCGVESKMMTMTLAECISVAQDDEEWSALEGLTRVNSLLSIPRFFSGELRSTSWRKWL comes from the exons ATGGGTCTGTGTTATTCAGTAGATCGAACCACTGGGAAGGAACCAGGAGAAACCAGCACCACCGCCTCTGCGACGGAGACGGCTGATGAGAGGTTAGGCTCCGGACGGTGGCGGCGGCCGAGAGATTTAATGGGCGGCGGCGAAATCGAACAGGTTTTGGGTTGCTTTGTTTCCAATGGTTCTAGTAAGGTTGCATGTCTTTACACTCAGCAAGGCAAGAAAGGAACTAACCAAGACGCCATGCTCGTCTTTGAG AACTTTTGCTCGAGAGATGATACAGTGTTTTGTGGTGTGTTCGATGGACATGGACCATTTGGTCATATGGTTGCCAAGAAAGTCCGAGATACATTGCCCTTCACGCTCTCAACCCAATTGAAAATGACCTCAGAATCGGAACAAAGCGGGTTAGTGATGAAGGAGAATGATTTGCAAATCAAAggtacagaggaagaagaagaagtgcaGAAATCTGAGTCTGTTACTACTATGGATGAGCAATGGTGTGAGCTAAATCCAAATGAGAACAATGATGAACTTCCCGAGATGTATCTGCCTCTTAAACATGCGTTGCTTAAGTCTTGTCAGCAGATAGATAAAGAGCTTAAAATGCATCCAACTATTGATTGCTTCTGCAGCGGAACAACTTCAGTCACTTTGATCAAGCAG GGTGAGCATTTGGTGGTTGGAAATATTGGTGACTCGAGAGCCGTTCTTGCCACAAGGGATGAAGACAATGCTTTGCTCGCTGTACAGTTAACTGTAGACTTAAAACCGGATCTGCCTG GTGAATCAGCGAGAATCCAGAAATGTAAAGGAAGAGTCTTTGCATTGCAAGACGAGCCTGAGGTAGCTCGTGTATGGTTACCAAACAGTGATTCACCTGGTTTAGCAATGGCTCGAGCTTTTGGAGACTTTTGTCTCAAAGACTACGGATTAATCTCTGTTCCAGACATCAACTACCGCCGCCTAAATGAACAAGACCAATTCATTATTCTTGCTAGCGATGGG GTATGGGATGTGTTGTCAAACAAAGAAGCTGTTGATATAGTTGCTTCAGCTCCTAGTAGAAGCACAGCGGCTCGAGCTCTAGTGGACACAGCGGTTCGATCATGGAGAATCAAGTATCCAACTTCCAAGAACGATGATTGTACTGTAGTCTGCCTCTTTCTACAAGATTCATCAGTAGCCGTGGAAGTTTCAAGCAATGTAATGAAGCATTTACACAAAGAAGAGCCCGTAGAGAGTGTTAGTAACAGTATAAGCAATGAGGATGACGAGATTGTCCCCGTTAAAGAAGACAAAATCCCTGCGAGTTGCGGGGTTGAGTCGAAGATGATGACAATGACACTTGCGGAGTGTATTTCGGTTGCACAGGATGATGAGGAATGGTCTGCTTTGGAAGGGTTGACGAGAGTGAATAGTCTCTTGAGCATTCCAAGGTTCTTCTCTGGTGAGCTTAGATCAACTAGTTGGAGAAAATGGTTGTGA
- the LOC104752403 gene encoding probable leucine-rich repeat receptor-like protein kinase At5g49770, which yields MVASNTKTATSRLLLICFAYSFTFFSMTSSVTDPRDAAALRSLMDQWDNTPPSWGGSEDPCGTPWEGVSCNNSRITALGLSTMGLKGRLSGDIGELAELRSLDLSFNPGLAGSLTSRLGDLQKLNILILAGCGFTGSIPNEIGYLKDLSFLALNSNNFTGKIPASLGNLTKVYWLDLADNQLTGPIPISSGSNPGLDLLLKAKHFHFNKNQLSGTIPPKLFSSEMILIHVLFDGNQFTGSIPSTLGLVQTLEVLRLDRNTLTGKVPENLSNLTNIIELXXXXXXXXXXMCVLIKCDVCYRDLSNNSFDPSESPLWFSTLPSLTTLVMEYVSLQGPLPNKLFGFPQLQQVKLKKNAFNGTLSLGDTVGPQLQLVDLQDNDISSVTLSSGYTNTLILVGNPVCTTALSNTNYCQIQQQQAKRIYSTSLANCGGISCPSDQKISPQSCECAYPYEGTLYFRGPMFRDLSNVNTYHSLEMSLWVKLGLTPGSVSLQNPFFNNDDYLQIQLALFPPMGKYFNRTEVQRIGFDLSNQTYKPPPLFGPYYFIASPYTFPAEGNGHSLSSRMVIGIITGCSALVLCLVALGIYAMWQKRRAEEAIGLSRPFVSWASSGKDSGGAPQLKGARWFSYEELKKITNNFSVSSELGYGGYGKVYKGMLQDGQMLAIKRAQQGSTQGGLEFKTEIELLSRVHHKNLVGLVGFCFEQGEQILVYEYMSNGSLKDSLTGRSGIVLDWKRRLRVALGSARGLAYLHELADPPIIHRDVKSTNILLDENLTAKVADFGLSKLVSDCTKGHVSTQVKGTLGYLDPEYYTTQKLTEKSDVYSFGVVMMELITAKQPIEKGKYIVREIKLVMNKSDNEYYGLRDKMDRSLRDAGALPELGRYMEVALKCVDEMASERPTMSEVVKEIEMIIQNSGTTSSSSSASASSSATEFGVVKGGEKLLYGGSLRKKEAQEGEFDYSGGYSVPTKIEPK from the exons ATGGTGGCTTCCAACACCAAAACCGCTACGTCGCGGTTGCTATTGATCTGTTTTGCTTACTCGTTCACTTTCTTCTCAATGACTTCCTCAGTCACTGACCCTCGTGATG CGGCCGCTCTGCGTTCTTTGATGGATCAATGGGACAACACACCGCCTAGTTGGGGAGGTTCTGAGGATCCTTGTGGAACTCCTTGGGAAGGTGTCTCCTGCAACAACTCCAGAATCACTGCATT GGGGTTGTCAACAATGGGTCTCAAAGGAAGGCTTAGTGGGGACATTGGAGAACTAGCTGAACTAAGATCCTT GGACCTTTCGTTTAATCCTGGTCTCGCGGGTTCACTTACTTCTCGGTTAGGAGACCTGCAAAAGCTCAACATCCT tatccTTGCTGGCTGTGGCTTCACTGGTAGCATCCCAAATGAGATTGGCTATCTCAAAGATCTATCTTTCTT GGCCTTGAACTCAAATAACTTCACGGGTAAAATTCCAGCATCTCTAGGAAACCTCACCAAGGTTTATTGGTTGGATCTTGCGGATAATCAGTTGACAGGACCCATTCCAATTTCATCAGGCTCTAATCCTGGTCTTGATCTTCTTTTAAAAGCCAAACACTT TCATTTTAACAAGAATCAGCTCTCAGGCACAATTCCACCAAAACTTTTCAGCTCTGAGATGATACTGATCCATGT ATTATTCGATGGAAACCAATTCACAGGGAGCATACCTTCCACTTTAGGACTCGTTCAGACACTAGAGGTTCT TCGGCTTGACAGAAACACTCTGACCGGAAAAGTTCCAGAGAATCTCAGTAATCTCACAAATATCATTGAACT NNNNNNNNNNNNNNNNNNNNNNNNNNNNNGTATGTGTGTTCTGATTAAATGTGATGTCTGCTACAGAGATCTCAGCAATAACTCATTTGATCCATCAGAGTCTCCTCTATGGTTCTCAACCTTACCTTCACTGACCACACT TGTGATGGAATATGTATCTCTTCAAGGACCATTGCCTAATAAACTCTTTGGGTTTCCACAGCTTCAACAAGT AAAGCTGAAAAAGAACGCATTCAATGGAACACTGAGCTTGGGAGATACAGTAGGTCCACAGCTTCAACTTGTTGATCTGCAAGATAACGACATTTCCTCAGTAACACTTAGCTCCGGATATACCAATACATTAAT ACTCGTAGGAAACCCTGTATGCACAACAGCTCTCTCAAACACAAACTACTGCCAGATTCAGCAGCAACAAGCCAAACGAATATACTCAACCAGTCTTGCTAACTGTGGAGGAATATCTTGTCCATCAGACCAAAAGATCAGCCCTCAGAGCTGTGAATGTGCCTACCCTTATGAAGGCACACTATACTTCCGAGGGCCTATGTTCAGAGACCTGTCCAATGTGAACACATACCATTCACTGGAGATGAGCTTGTGGGTGAAACTAGGACTCACTCCAGGCTCGGTCTCTCTACAAAACCCTTTCTTCAACAATGATGATTATCTTCAGATACAGTTGGCACTTTTCCCACCTATGGGCAAGTATTTTAACAGAACTGAAGTTCAGAGAATTGGATTTGACTTGAGTAACCAAACATACAAACCTCCTCCCTTGTTTGGACCTTACTACTTCATTGCATCTCCCTACACTTTCCCAG CTGAAGGTAACGGACATTCCTTGAGCTCTCGGATGGTCATTGGGATAATAACTGGTTGCAGCGCTTTGGTCCTGTGCCTTGTTGCGCTAGGAATATATGCAATGTGGCAGAAGAGACGTGCAGAGGAAGCTATCGGTTTGAGTAGACCATTTG TTTCATGGGCATCGAGTGGAAAAGACAGTGGTGGCGCCCCGCAGCTGAAAGGGGCTCGATGGTTCTCCTACGAAGAACTCAAGAAGATCACGAACAATTTCTCTGTGAGCAGTGAGCTGGGTTATGGAGGTTATGGAAAG GTGTATAAAGGAATGCTCCAAGATGGGCAAATGTTGGCGATCAAAAGAGCACAACAAGGATCGACACAAGGAGGGCTTGAATTCAAAACAGAGATTGAGTTGCTTTCTCGAGTTCATCACAAGAACCTGGTTGGGCTTGTCGGCTTTTGCTTCGAACAAGGCGAGCAGATTCTGGTCTACGAGTACATGTCCAACGGATCACTAAAAGATAGCTTAACCG GGCGATCCGGTATTGTGCTGGATTGGAAAAGAAGGCTGAGAGTGGCTCTAGGATCAGCAAGAGGACTAGCATACCTCCACGAGTTGGCAGATCCTCCGATCATCCACAGGGACGTGAAGTCAACCAACATTCTTTTGGATGAGAACCTCACGGCCAAGGTTGCCGATTTTGGCTTGTCCAAGCTGGTTTCAGACTGCACCAAAGGCCATGTTTCAACACAAGTCAAAGGCACATTG GGATATTTGGATCCAGAATACTACACAACGCAGAAACTTACAGAGAAGAGTGATGTGTATAGCTTCGGTGTCGTAATGATGGAGCTGATCACGGCGAAACAGCCGATAGAGAAAGGCAAGTACATTGTTCGAGAGATCAAGCTTGTAATGAACAAGAGCGACAATGAATACTACGGACTAAGAGATAAGATGGATAGGTCGTTGAGAGACGCCGGAGCTCTGCCAGAACTGGGGCGGTATATGGAAGTAGCCCTGAAATGCGTTGATGAGATGGCTTCTGAGAGGCCAACGATGAGTGAAGTGGTTAAAGAGATTGAGATGATCATCCAGAATAGTGGGACAACGAGTAGTAGCTCCTCTGCATCTGCGTCGTCTTCAGCTACAGAATTTGGTGTCGTGAAGGGCGGAGAGAAGCTTTTGTACGGTGGTAGTttgaggaagaaagaagcaCAAGAGGGAGAGTTTGATTATAGCGGTGGATACTCTGTTCCAACCAAGATAGAGCCCAAGTAA